A single Venturia canescens isolate UGA chromosome 1, ASM1945775v1, whole genome shotgun sequence DNA region contains:
- the ACC gene encoding acetyl-CoA carboxylase isoform X3: protein MSETPVSFVVGGPDPSEELETEDSFPGEGDDGYQQQPAAMPGLVERRKRLRPSMSQGTVMIQAQSRLQEKDFTVATPEEFVRRFNGTKVIEKVLIANNGIAAVKCMRSIRRWSYEMFKNERAVRFVVMVTPEDLKANAEYIKMADQYVPVPGGTNNNNYANVELIVDIAMRTQVQAVWAGWGHASENPKLPELLHKKDIAFIGPSERAMWALGDKIASSIVAQTADVPTLAWSGSELKAQYSGKKIKISSELFKKGCVSTVEECLAAANKIGFPVMVKASEGGGGKGIRKVENAEELPTMFRQVQAEIAGSPIFIMKLARCARHLEVQLLADNYGNAISLFGRDCSIQRRHQKIIEEAPAVIAKPEIFEEMERAAVRLAKMVGYVSAGTVEYLYDTSGRYFFLELNPRLQVEHPCTEMVSDVNLPAAQLQIAMGLPLHRIKDIRLLYGESPWGDSPIDFDQPRHKPQPWGHVIAARITSENPDEGFKPSSGTVQELNFRSSKNVWGYFSVGASGGLHEFADSQFGHCFSWGEDRNQARENLVVALKELSIRGDFRTTVEYLITLLETESFLTNNIDTAWLDLLISERVRSDKPDVLLAVTCGALHIADRTIQNAFTGFQTALEKGQIQASNDLKNVVDVELINDGFKYKVQAAKSGPNSYFLVMNGSYKEVEVHRLSDGGMLLSLDGASFTTYMKEEVDRYRIVIGNQTCVFEKDNDPSLLRSPSAGKLVSFTVDDGGHVDAGQAYAEIEVMKMIMTLTASESGSLYYVKRPGAILETGTLIAHLELDDPSLVTKAQEYSGQFLAPAAPAIPEKLNNLHTKYRSALENTLAGYCLPDPYHLPRLRDFIEKFMCSLRDPSLPLLELQEVIATISGRVPISVEKKIRKLMTLYERNITSVLAQFPSQQIAAVIDGHAATLSKRSDRDVFFLTTQAIVQLVQRYRNGIRGRMKTTVHELLRQYYTVESQFEQGHYDKCVSALIQRYKDDMAMVTATIFSHTHVGKKNVLVTMLIDHLWANEPGLTDELASTLTELTSLNRTEHSRVALRARQVLIAAHQPAYELRHNQMESIFLSAVDMYGHDFHPENLQKLILSETSIFDILHDFFYHTNRAVCNAALEVYVRRAYISYELTCLQHLELSGEIPLVHFQFMLPTNHPNRQNTSLVNHRTGAMAAFQNLEQFSQYSDEVLDLLEDLSSPQSVSAKVLEAVEAAGGSESRHSTSINVSLSMAEQAAGPTEISERSSEPVHILSIVVQDNENQDDATMARLFGDWCATNKEELVARGIRRVTFGALKRRQFPKFFTFRQRDGFVEDRIYRHLEPGCAFQLELNRMRTYDLEALPISNQKMHLYLGKAKVAKGQQVTDYRFFIRSIIRHSDLVTKEASFDYLHNEGERVLLEAMDELEVAFSHPLAKRTDCNHIFLNFVPTVIMDLARIEESVTNMVLRYGPRLWKLRVRQAEIKMTIRPAPGKPTSHVRLCISNDSGYSIDLHLYTESTDPKTGVIRFESYGSASATSNANWRPGPMHGLPISTPYLTKDYLQAKRFQAQSAGSTYVYDLPDMFRQQIEKMWSKYYEERPHIQNPTMPNPVLDSVELVLEGDNLVEQMRLPGENDVGMVAWRLSLFTPEYPDGRDVILIANDITYFIGSFGPKEDLVFCKASERARQLGVPRIYFSANSGARIGLAEEVKSVFRIAWEVENEPEKGFKYLYLSPDDYARLASLNSLKTCLIQDAGESRYQITDIIGVDDGLGVENLKYAGMIAGETSRAYDDIVTISIVSCRAIGIGSYVVRLGQRVIQVENSHIILTGYRALNTVLGREVYASNNQLGGTQIMYNNGVSHVTSPRDPDGIGTALKWISYVPKVKGGPLPAIAPVDPIDREVVYLPTKSAYDPRWMLEGRASPGDQNVWESGFFDRGSWEEIMAPWAQTVVVGRARLGGIPCGVIAVETRSVELHLPADPANLDSEAKTVSQAGQVWYPDSAYKTAQAIQDFNREELPLFIFANWRGFSGGMKDMYEQIMKFGAYIVDGLRVYTRPVLVYIPPSGELRGGAWAVVDPTINPRHMEMFADPTSRGGVLEPEGIVEIKFRNKDILKVMHRIDPVIQNLKDKVSGSTSAEERANYEAMMRTREGVLQPMYHQVAVHFADLHDTPERMLEKNAIQEIVPWRKSRTMLYWRLRRRILEEEIRNEVLSTQPSLSARQVDAMLRRWFVEDKGATESYVWDQDEGVVQWLIAQRNTENSVLAHNINCVRRDAVVTQIKDLLEGCPEVRLDAVLEIVHRLQPSERAELQRTLAQLETSGQEPLNDSSSSS from the exons ACCCAGCATGTCGCAGGGCACGGTGATGATTCAAGCGCAGAGCCGTCTACAAGAGAAAGATTTCACGGTCGCGACGCCGGAAGAATTCGTTCGTCGTTTCAACGGGACCAAAGTCATCGAGAAG GTTCTCATCGCCAACAATGGAATAGCTGCAGTCAAGTGCATGCGTTCGATAAGAAGATGGTCGTACGAGATGTTCAAGAACGAGAGAGCTGTGAGGTTCGTCGTGATGGTCACACCGGAGGATCTCAAGGCGAATGCCGAGTACATAAAAATGGCGGATCAATATGTACCGGTGCCTGGTGGCACGAACAACAATAACTATGCCAATGTTGAACTCATTGTTGACATTGCTATGCGAACACAAGTCCAGGCGGTCTGGGCTGGCTGGGGTCACGCCTCTGAGAATCCAAAGTTACCAGAATTACTTCACAAAAAAGATATTGCTTTCATCG GACCATCGGAACGAGCGATGTGGGCGCTGGGTGACAAAATAGCGTCGAGCATAGTGGCTCAAACAGCGGATGTTCCAACGCTGGCGTGGTCGGGTTCGGAGTTGAAGGCTCAGTACAGCGGGAAAAAGATAAAGATATCATCGGAATTATTCAAAAAGGGTTGCGTCTCGACGGTGGAAGAATGCTTAGCGGCGGCGAATAAAATCGGTTTTCCGGTGATGGTCAAAGCGAGCGAAGGCGGCGGTGGCAAGGGAATAAGAAAGGTGGAAAACGCGGAAGAATTGCCGACGATGTTCAGACAAGTGCAGGCCGAGATCGCGGGTTCGCCGATATTCATAATGAAATTGGCGCGATGCGCGCGTCACTTGGAGGTGCAATTATTAGCGGACAACTACGGAAACGCGATATCACTGTTCGGTCGTGATTGTTCGATCCAGCGGAGACATCAAAAGATCATCGAGGAAGCGCCAGCGGTTATAGCGAAACCGGAAATATTTGAGGAAATGGAGAGAGCGGCGGTGAGATTGGCGAAAATGGTTGGATATGTGAGCGCCGGCACGGTCGAATATCTCTACGACACTTCGGGACGTTACTTCTTCCTCGAGCTCAATCCGCGTCTGCAAGTGGAACATCCTTGCACGGAAATGGTGTCCGATGTGAATCTGCCAGCAGCGCAGCTTCAAATAGCCATGGGTCTGCCCCTTCACCGGATCAAAGACATTCGCTTGTTGTACGGCGAAAGTCCATGGGGCGACAGCCCCATAGATTTCGACCAACCACGCCACAAGCCGCAGCCCTGGGGTCACGTGATAGCGGCGAGAATAACGAGCGAGAATCCTGACGAAGGATTCAAGCCGAGTTCGGGCACGGTGCAGGAGCTGAATTTCCGTTCATCGAAAAACGTCTGGGGCTACTTTTCTGTAGGTGCTTCCGGCGGACTTCACGAGTTCGCAGATTCTCAGTTTGGGCATTGCTTCTCATGGGGCGAAGATCGTAATCAAGCTCGCGAGAACCTCGTAGTTGCTCTCAAAGAATTGAGCATAAGAGGGGACTTCAGAACGACCGTGGAATACCTCATTACGCTGCTGGAGACGGAATCCTTTCTGACGAACAACATTGACACGGCTTGGCTCGATCTTTTGATATCGGAGCGCGTTCGTAGCGACAAGCCTGATGTTTTGCTCGCCGTAACCTGCGGAGCTCTTCACATCGCCGATCGCACGATACAAAATGCGTTTACGGGTTTTCAAACGGCATTGGAAAAGGGCCAGATACAGGCAAGCAACGACCTCAAAAACGTCGTTGACGTGGAGCTCATAAACGATGGTTTCAAGTACAAAGTACAGGCGGCTAAATCCGGACCGAACAGTTATTTCCTCGTGATGAATGGATCGTACAAAGAGGTCGAAGTGCATCGTTTGTCGGACGGGGGAATGTTGTTGTCGTTGGACGGAGCGAGTTTCACGACTTATATGAAGGAAGAGGTAGATCGCTATCGCATCGTGATCGGCAATCAAACCTGCGTATTTGAAAAAGACAACGATCCTTCCCTCCTGCGCTCACCATCGGCCGGCAAGCTCGTAAGTTTCACCGTCGACGATGGGGGTCACGTTGACGCCGGACAGGCGTACGCCGAGATCGaagtaatgaaaatgattatgACACTAACGGCGAGTGAGTCCGGCAGCTTGTATTACGTCAAGAGACCCGGTGCCATCCTGGAAACGGGCACTCTCATAGCTCACCTCGAACTGGACGACCCTTCCCTGGTGACGAAAGCCCAAGAATACTCGGGCCAATTTCTGGCACCGGCGGCTCCGGCCATTCCTGAAAAACTCAACAACCTCCACACCAAGTATCGGAGCGCCTTGGAGAATACTTTGGCTGGTTATTGCCTCCCGGATCCTTACCACTTGCCGAGACTTCGCGACTTCATTGAAAAGTTCATGTGCTCTTTGCGCGATCCGAGTTTGCCCCTGCTCGAGCTGCAGGAGGTCATAGCGACCATTTCCGGTCGCGTACCGATCTCCGTTGAGAAGAAAATACGCAAGCTAATGACGCTGTACGAGAGAAACATAACTTCTGTCCTCGCCCAGTTTCCGAGCCAACAAATAGCCGCGGTGATCGACGGCCACGCAGCCACTCTGTCGAAACGCTCGGACAGAGACGTATTTTTCCTTACTACCCAGGCCATCGTCCAACTCGTACAAAGGTACCGGAACGGCATTCGCGGCCGGATGAAAACGACGGTTCACGAGCTTTTGCGGCAGTATTACACGGTCGAGAGCCAATTTGAGCAAGGTCACTACGACAAATGCGTCTCGGCTTTGATTCAGCGTTACAAGGACGACATGGCGATGGTGACCGCGACGATATTCAGCCACACTCACGTCGGCAAAAAGAACGTCCTGGTAACCATGTTGATCGATCATTTGTGGGCCAACGAGCCAGGCCTTACCGACGAGCTGGCGAGCACCCTGACAGAATTAACGAGTTTGAATCGCACCGAACACAGCAGAGTCGCTTTACGAGCGAGGCAAGTTCTCATAGCTGCTCATCAGCCCGCTTACGAATTACGACACAATCAGATGGAGTCGATATTCCTGTCGGCCGTTGACATGTACGGCCACGATTTTCACCCGGAAAATCTGCAAAAGCTCATACTTTCGGAAACTTCGATATTCGATATTCTCCACGACTTTTTCTATCATACGAACCGTGCCGTATGCAACGCCGCTCTCGAGGTTTACGTGCGTCGCGCTTACATCAGCTACGAATTAACGTGTCTCCAGCATCTCGAATTATCCGGGGAAATACCACTGGTACACTTCCAATTTATGCTCCCAACGAACCACCCTAACCGACAAAACACTTCGTTGGTCAACCATCGTACCGGTGCAATGGCAGCTTTCCAAAATCTCGAACAATTCAGCCAGTACTCGGACGAAGTGCTCGATCTTCTGGAGGACTTGTCATCGCCGCAGTCGGTGTCGGCCAAAGTACTCGAAGCTGTCGAGGCTGCCGGTGGCAGTGAGTCGCGTCACAGTACGTCGATCAACGTTTCGCTGAGCATGGCGGAACAAGCAGCGGGTCCCACCGAAATCAGTGAGAGGTCATCGGAGCCGGTTCACATCCTCAGTATAGTTGTACAGGACAATGAAAATCAGGACGATGCAACGATGGCGAGACTGTTCGGCGATTGGTGCGCAACGAACAAAGAGGAGCTCGTTGCACGCGGCATAAGAAGAGTTACCTTCGGAGCATTGAAGCGGCGACAATTCCCAAAGTTCTTTACATTCCGTCAACGCGACGGTTTCGTCGAAGATCGTATTTATCGGCACCTCGAGCCTGGCTGCGCTTTCCAGTTGGAGCTCAATCGAATGAgaacttatgatctcgaagCTTTACCCATTTCGAATCAAAAGATGCATCTCTACCTGGGCAAAGCGAAAGTCGCGAAAGGGCAACAGGTGACGGACTATCGTTTCTTCATTCGCTCGATAATACGCCACTCGGACTTGGTCACGAAGGAAGCGAGTTTCGATTATCTCCACAACGAAGGGGAAAGAGTCCTCCTCGAAGCGATGGACGAGCTCGAGGTCGCTTTTTCACATCCTCTCGCAAAGCGCACCGACTgtaatcacatttttttgaattttgttccCACGGTTATCATGGATTTGGCCAGAATCGAAGAGAGTGTTACGAACATGGTTCTCCGGTATGGACCGAGGCTGTGGAAGCTGCGAGTACGTCAGgccgaaataaaaatgacgatTCGTCCGGCCCCCGGGAAGCCAACTTCTCACGTGCGGCTGTGCATCTCCAACGACAGCGGGTACAGTATCGACCTTCATCTGTACACGGAATCCACCGATCCGAAAACCGGAGTGATACGTTTCGAATCTTACGGGTCAGCGAGCGCTACGAGCAACGCCAACTGGAGGCCGGGACCCATGCACGGTCTCCCGATTTCAACGCCTTATCTAACCAAAGACTATCTCCAAGCGAAGAGGTTCCAAGCCCAGAGTGCGGGCTCGACTTACGTGTACGATTTGCCGGATATGTTCCGTCAGCAAATCGAAAAGATGTGGAGCAAGTATTACGAGGAACGACCGCACATCCAAAATCCAACGATGCCGAATCCCGTGCTCGACAGCGTCGAGCTCGTACTCGAGGGCGATAATCTCGTTGAGCAAATGAGATTGCCTGGTGAAAACGACGTGGGTATGGTCGCCTGGAGGCTGAGCTTGTTCACCCCCGAATACCCGGACGGTCGGGACGTTATTCTTATAGCAAACGACATCACTTATTTCATCGGTTCGTTTGGACCGAAGGAGGATCTTGTCTTCTGCAAAGCATCGGAGCGGGCGCGTCAACTCGGCGTACCGCGCATATATTTTTCAGCCAATTCCGGAGCCCGCATTGGTCTCGCTGAGGAAGTCAAAAGCGTTTTCAGAATCGCCTGGGAAGTTGAGAACGAACCGGAAAAGGGTTTCAAGTACCTTTATCTCTCGCCGGACGATTACGCGCGTTTGGCATCGTTGAACTCGCTGAAAACGTGCCTGATCCAGGATGCCGGTGAATCGCGCTACCAAATAACCGACATAATCGGCGTTGACGATGGTCTCGGGGTTGAAAATCTCAAATATGCCGGTATGATTGCCGGCGAAACGTCCAGAGCTTACGATGACATCGTAACCATTTCCATCGTTTCCTGTCGCGCTATCGGTATCGGTTCTTACGTCGTTCGTCTCGGACAACGTGTCATACAAGTTGAAAATTCACATATCATTTTGACCGGTTATCGAGCCCTCAACACCGTCCTCGGGCGAGAAGTTTACGCGAGCAACAATCAACTCGGTGGCACCCAAATAATGTACAACAACGGTGTTTCCCACGTGACCTCGCCTCGGGATCCCGATGGGATCGGTACAGCTCTCAAATGGATCAGTTACGTGCCCAAGGTCAAAGGTGGACCGCTGCCGGCTATCGCTCCGGTTGATCCCATCGACCGAGAAGTCGTTTATCTACCCACAAAATCAGCCTACGATCCACGCTGGATGCTCGAAGGTCGAGCTTCCCCCGGAGACCAAAACGTCTGGGAATCGGGCTTCTTCGATCGCGGATCCTGGGAAGAAATAATGGCACCCTGGGCCCAAACCGTTGTCGTCGGCAGAGCCCGCCTCGGCGGCATCCCTTGCGGTGTCATTGCCGTCGAAACGAGAAGCGTCGAACTCCACCTTCCTGCTGATCCTGCCAATCTCGACTCCGAAGCGAAAACCGTTTCCCAAGCTGGTCAAGTCTGGTATCCTGACAGCGCTTACAAAACTGCTCAGGCCATTCAAGACTTCAATAGGGAAGAACTCCCGCTCTTCATTTTCGCCAATTGGCGAGGCTTCTCCGGTGGTATGAAGG ATATGTATgaacaaataatgaaattcggaGCTTACATCGTGGACGGTTTGAGAGTATACACGCGGCCGGTATTGGTGTACATTCCACCGAGCGGTGAGTTGAGAGGTGGAGCCTGGGCGGTGGTTGATCCGACGATAAACCCTCGGCACATGGAAATGTTCGCGGACCCGACGAGTCGGGGAGGTGTGCTCGAGCCGGAAGGAATCGTCGAGATCAAATTTAGGAACAAAGATATATTGAAAGTGATGCATCGTATTGATCCGGTGATACAAAATTTAAag GATAAAGTATCGGGTTCAACATCAGCGGAGGAACGGGCGAATTACGAAGCGATGATGCGTACTCGCGAGGGTGTGCTCCAACCGATGTATCACCAGGTCGCCGTTCACTTCGCCGATCTCCACGACACGCCTGAGCGTATGTTGGAGAAAAATGCAATACAGGAGATCGTGCCTTGGCGTAAATCTCGAACTATGTTGTATTGGCGTTTGCGGCGGCGTATTCTAGAAGAAGAGATAAGAAATGAAGTACTATCGACGCAACCTTCGTTGAGCGCGAGACAGGTCGACGCTATGTTAAGACGCTGGTTCGTCGAGGACAAAGGCGCGACGGAATCTTACGTATGGGATCAGGACGAGGGTGTTGTGCAGTGGCTCATTGCGCAACGCAACACCGAGAACAGCGTCCTTGCCCATAATATTAATTGCGTTAGGCGAGATGCGGTTGTAACGCAAATCAAAGATTTACTCGAGGGTTGTCCTGAAGTAAGACTCGACGCTGTTCTCGAGATCGTGCACAGACTTCAACCGTCCGAACGAGCGGAGCTTCAACGTACCTTGGCGCAACTGGAAACATCGGGTCAGGAACCCTTGAACGACTCGAGCTCGTCTTCGTAA